The Rhodospirillales bacterium genome includes the window ACGATCCTGTTTTGACGCTTCCGGGCTTTAAGATCGGTAAGACCGGCATCGAGAAAAGTTTCGACCATGCCCTGCGTGGAACGGCGGGAACAGCCGAAGTCGAAGTCAACGTTGTCGGGCGGGAGGTTCGGGAGTTAAACCGGATTGACGGCCGTCCCGGTGATATGATCCGGCTGACGATTGATGCCGGGCTGCAACAATATGCGCAAGAGCGGCTGGAGCAGGAAAAAAGCGCCAGCGCCATCGTCATGGATGTCCATAACGGCGCTGTATATGCGCTGGCCTCGGCGCCGGCCTTTGATCCGAACCTTTTTACCAAAGGGATTCCGGCGGAAAAATGGGAGGAATTGTTGGCGGACACAGGGCTGCCCCTGAATAACAAGGCTGTTGCCGGACAATATCCGCCGGGTTCGACCTTTAAGATGGTGACACTGCTGGCCGCTTTGGAAGAAGGTAAAGTCAGCCGCAACAAATCGGTTTATTGCGCCGGCCATTACGATTATGGCGGCGACCGGTTTCACTGCTGGAAACGCAGCGGCCATGGCCGGGTCGATATGATTGATGCGCTGGCCGAGTCCTGCGATATTTTTTTCTATGAGCTGGCGACCGAGATCGGGATTGATGCGCTGGCCGAGTATGCTCATAAGCTGGGGCTGGGGGAGAAGCTGGGGATCGAGCTGGAAGAAGAGCGCGCCGGTCTGATGCCGGATAAAAACTGGAAAATGGGGTATTTCGGCGAAGTCTGGCGTCCGGGGGAAACCATCGTGGCCAGCATCGGACAGGGCTACATACAAAGCACGCCGCTGCAGCTGGCGGTGATGACGGCGCGGCTGGTAAACGGCGGCAAGGCCGTGCGGCCCTGGGTAACCGGGCTGATAGGGGATCGCCCTTATATAGATGAAAACAGGGAATGGCCTTCTCTGGGCTTCAAGACGTATCATTTAAATCTGGTGCGTCAGGGCATGGACCGCGTGGTCAATAATAGCAAGGGCACGGCCTTTAAAGCCCGGATTGAGAAATCTGCTATGCGCATGGGCGGCAAGACCGGGACGGCGCAGGTCCGCCGGATTACCCAGAGCCAGAGAGCCGAAGGCATCACCCGGAATGAAGATTTACCATGGAAATACAGGGATCATGCCCTGTTTGTCGGATATGCGCCGGTCAGCGATCCCCGCTATGTGACGGCGGTGGTCGTCGAGCATGGCGGTAGCGGTTCGGCAGCCGCAGCGCCGATTGCGCGCGATTTGCTGACCAAGGCACAGGAAATGAACCCGGCGGCAACGTCCCTGCGCATGAACAAGAGTCCGGGACCGTCGGATGTTCCGCCGCCCCGCAAGCCGAAGAAGGAAGGGGAATAACCGTATGTCGCGCTCCATCGAACTTCATAGCGAGCAAA containing:
- the mrdA gene encoding penicillin-binding protein 2; amino-acid sequence: MEPRDEGRIRTFTRRAVIVGAAQGGILALLGGRLAWLQLVQGKRYKMMSDKNRINVKMLTPSRGLIVDRHGTPLAVNGQNFRVLVVPEQTGDLEQALTKLQELVPLTQKDIRKVLKTAEKSASFVPLEVKDNLVWEEVARIEVNLPDLPGLAIDVGELREYPLGEATAHLVGYVGAVSKGDLEEDDPVLTLPGFKIGKTGIEKSFDHALRGTAGTAEVEVNVVGREVRELNRIDGRPGDMIRLTIDAGLQQYAQERLEQEKSASAIVMDVHNGAVYALASAPAFDPNLFTKGIPAEKWEELLADTGLPLNNKAVAGQYPPGSTFKMVTLLAALEEGKVSRNKSVYCAGHYDYGGDRFHCWKRSGHGRVDMIDALAESCDIFFYELATEIGIDALAEYAHKLGLGEKLGIELEEERAGLMPDKNWKMGYFGEVWRPGETIVASIGQGYIQSTPLQLAVMTARLVNGGKAVRPWVTGLIGDRPYIDENREWPSLGFKTYHLNLVRQGMDRVVNNSKGTAFKARIEKSAMRMGGKTGTAQVRRITQSQRAEGITRNEDLPWKYRDHALFVGYAPVSDPRYVTAVVVEHGGSGSAAAAPIARDLLTKAQEMNPAATSLRMNKSPGPSDVPPPRKPKKEGE